A genomic stretch from Achromobacter spanius includes:
- a CDS encoding YeeE/YedE family protein: MSSNASTLPLPSALPPIHINRKPLWIALLLLLAGALYLLQTVSWRQGALWVIGALLGVTLYHASFGFTQAWRVFVSDRRSAGLRAQMLMLGVGVLLFFPFLAAGTLFGQPVTGFVSPPGVSVVLGAFLFGIGMQLGGGCASGTLFAAGGGNTRMLVTLLFFIVGSVIGTANFEWWSTLPALKPTSLIKTWGLAPALIANLTVFALIAWGATVLEKRRHGHVISFASRTSRPVSLLQGPWPLIWGGVALVVLNFATLALAGRPWGITSAFALWGAKVLNAAGGDVASWAYWAKQPSLGAPLRQDVTTVMDIGLMLGALAAASAAGKFAPVWKVPARSLAGAVIGGLLLGYGARLAFGCNIGAYFSGILSGSLHAWLWLPAAFAGSALGVRLRPAFGLTVEKTSQASSC; the protein is encoded by the coding sequence ATGAGCTCCAACGCCTCGACCCTGCCCCTGCCCTCGGCCCTGCCGCCCATCCATATCAACCGCAAGCCGCTGTGGATTGCCCTGCTGCTGTTGCTGGCCGGCGCGCTGTATCTGCTTCAAACCGTCAGTTGGCGACAAGGTGCGCTGTGGGTCATCGGCGCGCTGTTGGGCGTTACGCTGTACCACGCCTCTTTCGGCTTCACGCAGGCCTGGCGGGTGTTTGTATCCGACCGCCGCAGCGCGGGCCTGCGCGCGCAGATGCTCATGCTGGGTGTGGGTGTGCTGCTGTTTTTCCCCTTCCTGGCAGCGGGCACGCTGTTTGGCCAACCGGTCACGGGCTTTGTGTCTCCGCCCGGCGTGTCGGTGGTGTTGGGCGCGTTTCTCTTTGGCATCGGCATGCAGTTGGGCGGCGGCTGCGCGTCAGGCACCCTGTTCGCGGCGGGCGGGGGCAATACCCGGATGCTGGTCACGCTGCTGTTCTTCATCGTGGGTTCGGTCATCGGCACCGCCAACTTCGAATGGTGGTCTACCCTGCCCGCCTTGAAGCCCACCTCGCTGATCAAGACTTGGGGCCTGGCGCCCGCGTTGATCGCCAACCTGACCGTGTTCGCGCTGATTGCCTGGGGCGCAACGGTCCTGGAAAAGCGCCGCCACGGGCACGTGATTTCCTTCGCCTCTCGCACGTCGCGCCCCGTGTCCTTGCTGCAAGGCCCGTGGCCGCTGATCTGGGGTGGCGTGGCGCTGGTGGTGCTGAACTTTGCCACGCTGGCCTTGGCCGGCCGTCCCTGGGGCATCACGTCTGCCTTCGCCCTGTGGGGCGCCAAGGTCTTGAACGCCGCCGGCGGGGACGTGGCAAGCTGGGCCTACTGGGCCAAGCAGCCGTCGCTGGGCGCGCCCCTTCGCCAAGACGTCACCACCGTCATGGACATCGGCTTGATGCTGGGCGCCTTGGCCGCGGCCAGCGCCGCGGGCAAATTCGCCCCCGTCTGGAAAGTGCCCGCGCGTTCGCTGGCGGGTGCGGTCATTGGCGGCCTGTTGCTGGGCTATGGCGCGCGCCTGGCGTTCGGCTGCAATATCGGCGCCTATTTCAGCGGCATCCTATCGGGCAGCCTGCATGCCTGGCTGTGGCTGCCGGCCGCCTTCGCGGGCAGCGCGCTGGGCGTGCGGCTACGCCCCGCTTTCGGCCTGACGGTGGAAAAAACCTCGCAGGCCTCCAGCTGCTAA
- a CDS encoding arsenic transporter — protein MLLAAAIFILTITLVIWQPRGLSIGWSAVIGAGLALATGVVHVADIADVWRIVWNATATFIAIIVTSLILDEAGFFEWSALHVARWGGGRGRLLFVLIVLLGAAVSALFANDGAALILTPIVMEMLLALGFGPGASLAFVMAAGFIADTGSIALIVSNLVNIVSADFFGIGFGEYASVMLPVNLMAVGSTLVVLLLFFRKSIPPRYDVSQLPDPASAIRDPITFRAGWIVLGLLLTGFFVLEPMGIPVSAIAAAGALGLLLIAGRQHIVGTRKIMREAPWHIVIFSLGMYLVVYGLRNAGLTAHLARVLDWCAEYGLWGAAMGTGLITAFLSSIMNNLPTVLVGALSIADTSATGPLKDAMIYANIIGSDLGPKITPIGSLATLLWLHVLARKGLRITWGYYFKVGIVLTLPVLLLTLAALVWRLQ, from the coding sequence ATGCTGCTTGCCGCCGCCATCTTCATCCTGACCATCACGCTAGTCATCTGGCAGCCGCGGGGCCTGTCCATCGGCTGGAGCGCGGTCATCGGCGCCGGCCTGGCGTTGGCCACCGGCGTGGTTCATGTGGCCGACATCGCGGACGTCTGGCGCATCGTCTGGAACGCCACCGCCACCTTTATCGCCATCATCGTCACCAGCCTGATCCTGGACGAAGCCGGCTTCTTCGAATGGTCCGCACTGCACGTGGCGCGCTGGGGCGGCGGACGCGGGCGGCTGCTGTTCGTGCTGATCGTGCTGCTGGGCGCCGCGGTGTCAGCCTTGTTCGCCAATGACGGCGCGGCCTTGATCCTGACACCCATCGTCATGGAAATGCTGCTGGCGCTGGGCTTCGGGCCGGGCGCGTCGCTGGCCTTCGTGATGGCGGCGGGCTTCATCGCCGATACCGGCAGCATTGCGCTGATCGTCTCGAACCTGGTGAACATCGTGTCGGCCGATTTCTTCGGCATCGGCTTTGGCGAATACGCTTCGGTGATGCTGCCGGTCAACCTGATGGCGGTGGGCTCCACGCTGGTAGTACTGCTGCTGTTCTTTCGCAAGAGCATTCCGCCACGTTATGACGTCAGCCAACTGCCCGATCCCGCCTCGGCCATTCGCGACCCGATCACCTTTCGGGCCGGCTGGATCGTGCTGGGCTTGCTGCTGACCGGATTCTTCGTGCTGGAACCGATGGGCATTCCGGTCAGCGCCATCGCGGCGGCCGGAGCGCTGGGCCTGCTGTTGATCGCGGGTCGCCAGCACATCGTGGGCACGCGCAAGATCATGCGCGAAGCGCCCTGGCACATCGTGATCTTCTCGCTGGGCATGTACCTGGTTGTCTACGGCCTGCGCAACGCCGGGCTGACCGCGCATTTGGCGCGGGTGCTGGACTGGTGCGCCGAGTATGGGCTGTGGGGCGCGGCCATGGGCACCGGACTGATCACGGCGTTCCTGTCATCCATCATGAACAACCTTCCCACCGTGCTGGTGGGCGCGCTGTCAATCGCCGACACCAGCGCCACCGGCCCGCTGAAAGACGCGATGATCTACGCCAACATCATCGGCAGCGACCTGGGTCCGAAGATCACGCCCATCGGCAGCCTGGCTACCCTGCTATGGCTGCACGTGCTGGCGCGCAAAGGGCTGCGCATCACTTGGGGCTATTACTTCAAGGTGGGTATCGTGCTGACGCTGCCGGTGCTGCTCTTGACCTTGGCGGCGCTGGTGTGGCGCTTGCAGTGA
- a CDS encoding AEC family transporter translates to MNAVITAALPVFALILTGWLAARGKVLGPGATDALNRYVVYLSLPALLFRAMTQVDLAHMAHWGFVGAFAGGIAVTFLVSFLPGRGARRPLTDRSIEGLAASYANAGYMGIPLCVALFGAESLAPAAFTTLLTASVLFGFAIALIEFDRQQAPNVGVTLLKVGRALMRNPLLAAPVLGLAWAATGLTLPEGIDRYVALLGASASPCALVTIGLFLAQTETATAGPGVLRLVLGKLLLQPIVTAVLAFYVFSMPPLWAWTAVLMSALPIGTGPFMLAKMYGRDARVTSRAILVSTVASVLTVSLLVAWISAHPIS, encoded by the coding sequence ATGAACGCCGTCATTACTGCCGCCCTGCCGGTCTTTGCGCTGATCCTGACCGGCTGGCTGGCCGCACGGGGCAAGGTGCTGGGTCCCGGCGCCACAGACGCCTTGAACCGCTATGTGGTCTACCTGTCATTGCCGGCGCTGCTGTTCCGCGCCATGACGCAGGTGGATCTGGCGCATATGGCGCACTGGGGGTTCGTGGGTGCCTTCGCGGGCGGCATCGCCGTCACCTTCCTGGTGTCTTTCCTGCCCGGCCGTGGCGCCCGGCGCCCGCTGACCGATCGCAGCATCGAAGGCCTTGCGGCGTCTTATGCCAATGCGGGCTACATGGGCATCCCCTTGTGCGTGGCGCTGTTTGGCGCGGAAAGCCTGGCACCCGCTGCATTCACCACGCTGCTGACTGCCAGTGTTTTATTCGGCTTTGCCATCGCCCTGATCGAGTTCGACCGGCAACAAGCCCCCAACGTCGGCGTCACGCTGCTGAAGGTGGGCCGCGCGTTGATGCGCAACCCCTTGCTGGCCGCGCCGGTGCTCGGCCTGGCCTGGGCGGCCACCGGCCTGACGCTGCCCGAGGGCATCGACCGCTACGTTGCGCTGCTGGGCGCGTCAGCCAGCCCATGCGCGCTGGTCACCATCGGCCTGTTCCTGGCGCAGACTGAAACCGCCACGGCAGGCCCCGGCGTGCTGCGCCTGGTACTCGGCAAACTGCTGCTGCAGCCTATCGTCACCGCCGTGCTGGCGTTCTATGTATTTTCGATGCCGCCGCTGTGGGCCTGGACCGCCGTGCTGATGAGCGCGCTTCCCATCGGCACGGGGCCCTTCATGCTGGCGAAGATGTATGGGCGCGACGCCCGCGTGACCTCGCGCGCCATTCTCGTTTCCACCGTCGCGTCCGTGCTCACCGTCAGCTTGCTGGTGGCCTGGATCAGCGCCCACCCCATTTCCTGA
- a CDS encoding DMT family transporter, with protein MTPAAPPTWLKAAPALFLLLWSSGFVVLKIGLAYADPLTFLAVRYACVVLILAPFMLIMRPPLPRGARAWGHLAMVGVLLQAGYFCCTYLSLKLGMSAAGLALIASLQPILIGLLAPMIAHERVDAWRWAGLGLGVAGAALVIVAKASIDVLAPLGLLFAVGALLCITSGTLYEKRYGVATHPITSNLVQYAVGLAVTAPLAFALEPMHIEWTGPLLASLAYLVVGNSLVAITLLLTMIRHGEASRVSALFFLVPPCAAIFALLALGEPIPALAWPGMALAAGGILLVTRSARQNPHPPKVE; from the coding sequence ATGACGCCCGCCGCACCCCCGACCTGGTTGAAAGCCGCCCCCGCGCTTTTCCTGTTGTTGTGGTCCAGCGGCTTCGTGGTGCTGAAGATCGGCCTGGCTTATGCCGACCCGCTGACTTTCCTGGCCGTGCGTTACGCCTGCGTCGTGCTCATCCTGGCGCCATTCATGCTGATCATGCGCCCGCCCCTGCCCCGCGGTGCGCGCGCATGGGGCCATCTGGCCATGGTGGGCGTGTTGTTGCAGGCCGGTTATTTCTGCTGCACCTACCTGTCGCTGAAACTGGGCATGTCCGCCGCCGGACTTGCGCTGATTGCATCGCTGCAACCCATTCTGATCGGCCTGCTGGCGCCCATGATCGCGCACGAACGGGTCGACGCCTGGCGCTGGGCGGGGCTGGGCCTGGGCGTTGCGGGCGCCGCGCTCGTCATCGTGGCCAAGGCGTCCATCGATGTGCTGGCGCCGCTAGGGCTGCTGTTTGCCGTGGGCGCGCTGCTTTGCATCACCAGCGGCACGCTCTACGAAAAGCGCTACGGCGTGGCCACCCATCCCATCACGTCCAATCTGGTGCAGTACGCCGTCGGGCTGGCCGTGACGGCGCCGTTGGCATTCGCCCTGGAACCCATGCACATTGAATGGACCGGCCCGTTGCTGGCCTCGCTGGCGTACCTTGTCGTGGGCAATTCGCTTGTCGCCATCACCTTGCTGCTGACCATGATCCGGCACGGCGAAGCCTCGCGCGTGTCCGCCCTCTTCTTCCTGGTGCCGCCCTGCGCCGCCATTTTTGCGCTGTTGGCCCTGGGCGAACCCATCCCGGCGCTGGCGTGGCCAGGCATGGCCTTGGCCGCAGGAGGCATTCTGTTGGTCACCCGCAGCGCGCGCCAGAATCCACATCCGCCCAAAGTAGAATGA
- a CDS encoding GNAT family N-acetyltransferase, translated as MEMSTNKQSAVRIALGTWDRLREDAYSVRYEVFVLEQKVPPDVELDDDDAVSVHAVAYGADGTPMGTGRLLPDGHIGRMAVHKRARGMGVGAQLLTALIEQGHGDGHRMLVLHAQKHAAGFYEAHGFTVEGEEFIEAGIPHVVMTRELK; from the coding sequence ATGGAGATGTCGACCAACAAGCAATCAGCGGTGCGTATTGCCCTGGGTACCTGGGACCGCCTGCGCGAAGACGCCTATTCGGTCCGCTACGAGGTGTTCGTGCTTGAACAGAAGGTGCCGCCCGATGTCGAGCTGGATGACGACGACGCTGTGTCGGTGCATGCGGTGGCCTATGGCGCCGACGGCACACCGATGGGCACGGGCCGTCTCTTGCCTGATGGGCATATCGGCCGCATGGCTGTTCACAAGCGAGCGCGTGGCATGGGGGTGGGCGCTCAGTTGCTTACCGCCCTGATCGAGCAGGGCCATGGCGACGGGCATCGCATGCTGGTGCTGCACGCGCAAAAGCATGCCGCCGGATTCTACGAGGCGCACGGCTTCACCGTCGAGGGCGAGGAATTCATCGAAGCCGGCATCCCGCACGTCGTGATGACGCGCGAACTGAAGTAG
- a CDS encoding tRNA-uridine aminocarboxypropyltransferase, translating into MSRALCTRCLRPESHCLCPLIPALSCRTHLLVLQHPSEARHALNTARLAVLGLAGARRVVGETFTPDVWEKPGYTSRLLFPGPAAEVLTPGYGRDLDQPIQLIVPDGTWGHARKLLHINPELAALPRVMLPAGLTTRYRVRHADIPGALSTIEAVTHALNAIEYPMNVDALLRPFEALIDGQIEGMGADLYARHHLQRKVPWR; encoded by the coding sequence ATGTCCCGAGCCCTATGCACGCGTTGTCTGCGTCCCGAATCCCACTGTCTGTGCCCGCTTATTCCGGCCTTGTCGTGCCGCACCCATCTGCTGGTGCTGCAGCACCCCAGTGAAGCACGCCATGCGTTGAACACGGCCAGGTTGGCGGTGTTGGGATTGGCTGGCGCGCGTCGCGTCGTGGGCGAAACCTTCACGCCCGATGTGTGGGAAAAGCCGGGCTACACGTCCCGTCTGCTGTTTCCCGGACCCGCCGCCGAAGTCTTGACGCCCGGTTATGGTCGGGATCTGGATCAGCCGATTCAATTGATTGTGCCGGATGGCACCTGGGGGCACGCGCGCAAGCTGCTGCACATCAACCCGGAGCTGGCGGCGTTGCCGCGTGTAATGTTGCCGGCGGGGTTGACGACGCGCTATCGCGTCCGTCATGCCGACATTCCGGGCGCACTATCCACTATAGAAGCGGTGACGCACGCCTTGAACGCAATCGAATACCCCATGAATGTCGACGCCTTGTTGCGGCCCTTCGAGGCGTTGATAGATGGGCAGATCGAAGGCATGGGTGCGGATCTTTATGCGCGCCATCATTTGCAGCGCAAGGTGCCATGGCGTTGA
- the rnr gene encoding ribonuclease R, producing the protein MAKRSNNESKNNRSTSLPEAPPDFDPDVPSREAILTALRTAGSPLSPVELAERMGVERAATMVGFERRLGAMERDGQLMPNRKGVLLLATKLDFVAGKVLGHRDGFGFLLRDDGGPDLFLSPREMLKVLHGDRVLVKPTGEYRGKPEGTIVEVIERRTNKLVGRFLHEHGLSIVVPEDQRIKHDILIPPSDTNGAQHGQVVAVEIMEQPTRHTQPLGRVAEVLGEIDDPGMEIEIAVRKFDVPVEFSEAARKQAARLPDVVRKSDLKDRVDLRDVPLITIDGEDARDFDDAVYCEPVELGTGQRKRPGWRLLVAIADVSHYVRPGDALDDDAIERGTSVYFPRRVIPMLPESLSNGLCSLNPDVDRLVLVCDMVIPATGAKAGTVTAYQFYNAVMHSHARTTYTNIWAALQQPGGPAAAAMRNVLPHVQHLYELFQLLVQGRKKRGAIDFDTVETKIVCNELGRIEQIVPSVRNDAHKLIEECMLAANTCAADFMTRSKHPGLYRIHEGPTPERLQSLREFLRTMGLSLGGGEMPTAKDYGDFLDTVRGRPDYQLLQSMCLRSMQQAVYSPDNMGHFGLAYPGYSHFTSPIRRYPDLLTHRVIKALLAGQRYVPSLDDHAVVIGRTQKEHEQAIWEKMGLVLSATERRADEASRDVEAWLKCWFVKERVGEDFSGTVTGVASFGIFVTLDTLHVEGLVHVSELGGEYFQFNDGLHELRGERTGMRYRLTDKVQVQVARVDLEARRIEFRLVQGTSFDALRKASARGADEPVRRVKKAAAPKPAALKGQTAKERRADAKKAGKPPRAAKRAAPAKKATHKRH; encoded by the coding sequence TTGGCAAAACGATCGAATAACGAATCGAAAAACAACAGATCAACATCCTTGCCCGAAGCGCCGCCGGACTTCGACCCTGACGTCCCGTCCCGTGAAGCCATTCTGACCGCGCTGCGTACCGCAGGTTCGCCGTTGTCTCCGGTGGAATTGGCCGAACGCATGGGCGTTGAGCGCGCGGCGACGATGGTCGGATTTGAACGCCGCCTGGGCGCCATGGAGCGCGACGGCCAGCTTATGCCCAACCGCAAGGGCGTGTTGTTGCTGGCCACCAAGTTGGACTTCGTTGCTGGCAAGGTGCTGGGTCACCGCGATGGCTTCGGTTTCCTGCTGCGCGATGACGGTGGGCCGGACCTGTTCCTGTCCCCGCGCGAAATGCTCAAGGTGCTGCATGGCGACCGCGTGCTGGTCAAGCCTACCGGCGAATATCGTGGCAAGCCGGAAGGCACCATCGTTGAAGTCATTGAGCGCCGCACCAATAAGCTGGTGGGCCGTTTCCTGCACGAGCATGGCTTGTCCATCGTTGTGCCTGAAGACCAGCGCATCAAGCACGACATCCTGATTCCTCCCAGCGATACCAATGGGGCCCAGCATGGGCAGGTGGTCGCGGTTGAAATCATGGAGCAGCCCACTCGCCACACGCAGCCGCTGGGCCGTGTGGCCGAAGTGCTGGGCGAAATCGACGACCCCGGCATGGAAATCGAAATTGCCGTGCGCAAGTTCGACGTGCCGGTCGAGTTCTCGGAAGCCGCCCGCAAGCAGGCTGCCCGCCTGCCTGACGTGGTGCGCAAGAGCGACCTGAAAGACCGCGTTGATTTGCGCGACGTGCCGCTGATCACTATCGATGGCGAAGACGCGCGCGACTTCGACGATGCGGTGTATTGCGAACCCGTCGAACTGGGCACGGGCCAACGCAAGCGTCCCGGCTGGCGCCTGCTGGTGGCCATTGCCGATGTCAGCCATTACGTGCGCCCCGGCGATGCGCTGGATGATGACGCCATCGAGCGCGGCACCAGCGTGTATTTCCCGCGGCGCGTCATTCCGATGTTGCCGGAATCCCTGTCCAACGGACTGTGTTCGCTGAACCCCGACGTAGATCGCCTGGTGCTGGTGTGCGACATGGTGATCCCCGCGACGGGCGCCAAGGCCGGCACGGTCACGGCCTATCAGTTCTACAACGCGGTCATGCACTCGCATGCACGCACCACCTACACGAACATCTGGGCGGCGTTGCAGCAGCCCGGTGGCCCCGCCGCCGCCGCCATGCGCAACGTGTTGCCGCATGTTCAGCATCTGTACGAACTGTTCCAACTGTTGGTGCAGGGCCGCAAGAAGCGGGGTGCCATTGATTTCGACACCGTCGAAACCAAGATCGTGTGCAATGAACTCGGCCGCATTGAACAAATCGTGCCGTCGGTGCGCAACGATGCCCACAAGCTGATCGAAGAATGCATGCTGGCCGCCAACACCTGCGCGGCCGATTTCATGACGCGCAGCAAGCATCCTGGCCTGTACCGCATTCACGAAGGCCCCACGCCGGAACGCCTGCAGTCGCTGCGCGAATTCCTGCGTACGATGGGTCTGTCGTTGGGTGGGGGCGAGATGCCCACGGCCAAGGACTACGGCGACTTCCTCGATACCGTGCGCGGCCGTCCTGATTACCAACTGCTGCAGTCGATGTGCCTGCGCTCCATGCAGCAGGCCGTCTACAGCCCCGACAACATGGGCCACTTTGGCTTGGCCTACCCGGGCTACAGCCACTTCACGTCGCCCATTCGCCGCTACCCCGACCTGCTGACGCACCGTGTCATCAAGGCGTTGTTGGCCGGGCAGCGCTATGTGCCCAGCCTGGACGACCACGCGGTGGTCATCGGGCGCACGCAGAAAGAACACGAACAGGCCATCTGGGAAAAGATGGGTCTGGTGCTGTCGGCCACTGAGCGCCGCGCTGATGAGGCGTCTCGCGACGTCGAGGCCTGGCTCAAGTGCTGGTTCGTTAAAGAGCGTGTGGGCGAGGACTTCAGCGGCACCGTGACCGGCGTGGCCAGCTTTGGCATCTTCGTGACGCTGGATACGTTGCACGTTGAAGGGCTGGTGCACGTGTCCGAACTGGGTGGCGAGTACTTCCAATTCAACGACGGGCTGCACGAACTGCGCGGCGAGCGCACGGGCATGCGCTACCGCCTGACCGACAAGGTGCAGGTGCAGGTGGCGCGTGTTGACCTGGAGGCGCGCCGTATCGAGTTCCGTCTGGTGCAGGGCACGAGTTTCGACGCCTTGCGCAAGGCATCCGCCCGTGGGGCCGACGAACCCGTGCGCCGCGTGAAGAAAGCGGCGGCGCCGAAGCCGGCCGCGCTGAAAGGCCAGACCGCCAAGGAACGCCGCGCGGACGCCAAGAAAGCGGGCAAACCGCCCAGGGCGGCCAAGCGCGCCGCCCCGGCAAAAAAGGCGACGCACAAGCGCCATTGA
- the rlmB gene encoding 23S rRNA (guanosine(2251)-2'-O)-methyltransferase RlmB, producing the protein MASTQVLAGFHAVVARLRHAPESIKEIYVEASRRDKRMQTFIEQAEKAGCRVHPVPMERLDGLSRGTRHQGVVALADERQLAVDVDEVLDVIEGPPLLLILDGVTDPHNLGACLRTADAAGVHAVIAPRDRAVGLNATVQRVACGAADTVPYLMVTNLARTMRSLKDRGVWLVGTDDQATESMHQIDARQPMAWVMGAEGEGMRRLTRETCDQLVNIPMLGSVESLNVSVASAVCLYETVRQRKA; encoded by the coding sequence ATGGCGTCGACCCAAGTTCTAGCCGGGTTTCACGCGGTGGTCGCGCGGCTGCGCCACGCGCCCGAGTCGATCAAGGAAATCTATGTCGAGGCCTCGCGCCGCGACAAGCGCATGCAGACGTTCATCGAACAGGCCGAGAAGGCGGGTTGCCGCGTGCATCCGGTTCCGATGGAGCGCCTGGACGGGCTGTCGCGCGGCACGCGTCACCAAGGCGTGGTTGCCCTGGCCGACGAGCGCCAACTTGCCGTGGACGTGGACGAAGTGCTTGATGTGATCGAAGGGCCGCCGCTGCTGCTGATTCTGGACGGCGTGACGGACCCGCACAATCTGGGTGCCTGCCTGCGTACGGCCGATGCGGCGGGCGTGCACGCCGTGATCGCCCCGCGTGACCGCGCAGTGGGTTTGAACGCTACGGTGCAGCGCGTGGCATGCGGCGCGGCGGATACCGTCCCCTATCTGATGGTGACTAATCTGGCGCGCACCATGCGCAGCCTGAAGGATCGCGGCGTGTGGCTGGTGGGCACTGATGACCAGGCCACCGAAAGCATGCACCAGATCGACGCGCGCCAGCCGATGGCCTGGGTCATGGGGGCCGAAGGCGAGGGCATGCGACGCCTGACCCGCGAAACCTGCGACCAGTTGGTCAACATTCCAATGCTGGGTTCGGTGGAAAGCCTGAACGTCAGCGTGGCCAGCGCCGTCTGCCTGTACGAAACCGTGCGTCAGCGCAAAGCCTGA
- a CDS encoding cystathionine gamma-synthase family protein, with the protein MHQNGFTTTILHSDRQQSVEHGAVHKPMHPSSEFAYDDARELAAVFQGKAGFTYARQGTPTTTALEAKINHMEGGKGTVSFATGMAALSAIFTTLLRRGDHLVSSQFVFGNTNSLLGTLLELGIEITFVDATDAAQVRAAIQPNTRMVFTETIANPGTQVADLAVIGEICREKNLVYVVDNTLTSPWMFRPSTVGASLVMNSLSKYIGGHGNALGGAVTDTGLYDWADYSNIYDAYRKGASTSWGLTQIKKKGLRDMGGTLAAEPAHRIAVGAETLALRMAKHCANALALARFLNEHPGVAKVHYPGLAGHAQHARAAALFGLRFGGLLGVELADGVDCFDFLNRLRIVLMATHLGDTRSLALPAAHTIYYEMGAERRKQMGIADSLIRVSVGIEDEADLLFDFDQALNGCLKG; encoded by the coding sequence ATGCACCAGAACGGCTTTACCACCACGATCCTCCATTCCGACCGCCAGCAATCCGTCGAGCACGGAGCGGTGCACAAGCCGATGCATCCGTCATCGGAATTCGCCTACGACGACGCGCGTGAGCTGGCCGCGGTGTTCCAGGGCAAGGCGGGCTTTACGTACGCGCGCCAAGGCACGCCCACCACCACGGCGCTGGAAGCCAAGATCAACCACATGGAAGGCGGCAAAGGCACCGTCAGCTTCGCCACGGGCATGGCGGCGCTGTCGGCCATCTTCACGACCCTGCTGCGTCGGGGCGACCATCTGGTGTCCAGCCAGTTCGTGTTCGGCAATACCAATAGCCTGCTGGGCACGCTGCTTGAACTGGGCATCGAGATCACTTTTGTTGACGCGACGGACGCGGCGCAAGTGCGCGCGGCCATTCAACCGAACACGCGCATGGTCTTCACGGAAACCATCGCCAACCCGGGCACGCAAGTGGCCGACCTGGCCGTGATTGGCGAGATCTGCCGCGAAAAGAACCTGGTCTATGTCGTGGACAACACCTTGACGTCGCCCTGGATGTTCCGCCCGTCAACGGTGGGGGCGTCGCTGGTGATGAATTCGCTGTCGAAGTACATCGGCGGCCATGGCAACGCGCTGGGTGGGGCGGTGACGGATACCGGCCTGTATGACTGGGCCGACTATTCCAACATCTACGATGCCTACCGCAAGGGGGCGTCCACCAGTTGGGGGCTGACGCAGATCAAGAAGAAAGGCCTGCGCGACATGGGCGGCACGCTGGCGGCCGAACCCGCGCACCGCATCGCGGTGGGCGCCGAGACGCTGGCGCTGCGCATGGCCAAGCACTGCGCCAACGCGCTGGCGCTGGCGCGCTTTCTAAACGAGCACCCCGGTGTGGCGAAAGTACATTACCCCGGTCTGGCCGGCCACGCGCAGCATGCGCGCGCCGCCGCCTTGTTCGGCTTGCGTTTCGGCGGCCTGCTGGGCGTGGAGTTGGCCGATGGGGTGGACTGCTTTGATTTCCTGAACCGCCTGCGCATCGTGTTGATGGCGACGCACCTGGGTGACACCCGCAGCCTGGCCCTGCCGGCCGCGCACACCATCTATTACGAGATGGGCGCCGAACGCCGCAAGCAAATGGGCATCGCGGACAGCCTTATCCGCGTGTCGGTCGGCATTGAAGACGAGGCTGATCTGCTGTTTGATTTCGATCAGGCGCTCAATGGCTGCCTGAAGGGATAA
- a CDS encoding Fe2+-dependent dioxygenase, whose protein sequence is MLIQIADVFTPDEAADIRQRLDASEWVDGKVTAGYQSAEVKRNRQLPEQHPLAQELGNLILQRLATNNLFMSAALPRKIFPPLFNRYESGEAFGYHVDNAVRGITGTAERVRTDLSATLFFSEPDSYDGGELVIDDTYGPRAVKLPAGHMVLYPGTSLHKVNPVTRGARVSSFFWMQSLVREDSQRALLLEMDVAIQRLNQDVAGHASIVQLTGIYHNLLRRWADV, encoded by the coding sequence ATGCTTATACAGATTGCAGACGTTTTCACGCCCGACGAGGCGGCTGATATCCGCCAGCGGCTGGATGCCTCCGAATGGGTGGACGGCAAGGTCACGGCGGGCTACCAGTCCGCCGAGGTCAAGCGCAACCGCCAGTTGCCCGAACAGCATCCGCTGGCGCAGGAGCTGGGCAACCTGATCCTGCAGCGGCTTGCCACGAACAACCTGTTCATGTCAGCCGCCTTGCCGCGCAAGATCTTCCCGCCCCTCTTTAATCGTTATGAGAGTGGCGAAGCCTTTGGCTACCACGTGGATAACGCGGTGCGGGGCATCACGGGTACGGCCGAGCGCGTGCGCACCGACTTGTCCGCCACCTTGTTCTTCTCGGAACCTGATTCCTATGACGGCGGCGAACTCGTCATCGATGACACGTACGGTCCGCGCGCGGTGAAACTGCCCGCGGGGCACATGGTTCTGTACCCGGGCACCAGCCTGCACAAGGTGAACCCCGTGACGCGCGGTGCGCGTGTCAGCTCGTTTTTCTGGATGCAAAGCCTGGTGCGCGAGGATAGCCAACGCGCATTGCTGCTGGAGATGGACGTGGCCATACAGCGGCTGAATCAAGACGTGGCGGGGCATGCATCGATCGTGCAGCTGACCGGCATTTATCACAATTTGCTGCGCCGCTGGGCGGATGTTTGA